The Strigops habroptila isolate Jane chromosome 13 unlocalized genomic scaffold, bStrHab1.2.pri S16, whole genome shotgun sequence genome window below encodes:
- the PHF12 gene encoding PHD finger protein 12 isoform X2, with protein MWEKMETKTIVYDLDTSGGLMEQIQALLAPPKSEDGEKKSRRPEKEPRRSGRATNHDSCDSCKEGGDLLCCDHCPAAFHLQCCNPPLSEEMLPPGEWMCHRCTVRRKKREQKKELGQVNGLVDKSGKRTTSPTSDADLLDRSSSSIRANAHARILERRASRPGTPTSNASTETPNSEQNDVDEDIIDVDDDSAIAEMDCGQPQLKRPFELLIAAAMERNPTQFQLPNELTCTTALPGTSKRRRKEETTGKNVKKAQHELDHNGLVPLPVKVCFTCNRSCRVAPLIQCDYCPLLFHMDCLEPPLTAMPLGRWMCPNHIEHVVLNQKNLTLSNRCRVFDRFQDTISQHVVKVDFLNRIHKKHPPNRRVLQSVKRKGLKVPDAIKSQYRLPPPLLAPAAIRDGELICNGIPEEPLQKHLLNTEHLASQTEQQEWLCSVVALQCSILKHLSAKQMTSLWDSEQTEKADIKPVIVADGSLANPYQAADKAPTPSLYSMSSCTSGITTQNSLSSSQSQQTLSQEDVNCSSCIDKSKKVSSCGTSNGPTASDIKVNGPHFYGVASESSAQLTDSQRLVGSGNTIPVLSHRQTWPRPLTPPASCGLVNHTIGTIVKTENVAGPVSCAQRGSVPVTSMPTSISSSCASLETTSTLQRKNVQAQMGLPLPTDLRSMGSPLTATRALTPPQAAGDGISAVGATNRFCSPAPPSDGKVSPSTLSIGSALTLPSSLTSNSAAMLDLTSSLKAFMDGAQRKEVQARAVFYPLMGLGGAVNMCYRTLYIGTGADMDVCLTSYGHCNYVSGKHACIFYDENTKHYELLNYSEHGTTVDNVLYSCDFSEKMTPTPPSSIVAKVQSVIKRHKSRKQEEEPHEEAAVMSSQAQGQHRKPCNCKASSSSLIGGSGAGWEGTALLHHGSYIKLGCLQFVFSITEFATKQPKGDTALVQDMDLEEKLSLKPHQVPVLRSNSVP; from the exons CAACCCTCCGCTCAGTGAGGAAATGCTGCCTCCGGGGGAATGGATGTGTCACCGCTGCACTGTACGCCGCAAG AAGcgagagcagaagaaagagctgGGGCAGGTAAATGGATTGGTGGACAAATCTGGGAAAAGGACCACCTCCCCCACCAGTGACGCAGACCTGTTGGACAGGTCTAGCAGCAGCATCAGGGCTAATGCGCATGCCAGGATCTTGGAAAGGAGAGCAAGCCGGCCTGGCACTCCCACATCCAATGCCAGCACCGAGACCCCCAACTCAGAGCAGAATGATGTCGATGAGGACATAATTGACGTGGATGATGACTCTGCCATTGCAGAAATGGACTGTGGGCAGCCCCAGCTGAAGCGACCCTTTGAGCTTCTTATTGCTGCTGCCATGGAAAGGAACCCAACGCAGTTCCAGTTGCCGAATGAACTGACCTGCACCACAGCACTTCCAG GTACTAgtaagaggaggagaaaggaggaaaccACAGGAAAGAATGTCAAGAAAGCACAACATGAGTTAGACCACAATGGTTTGGTTCCCTTGCCGGTGAAAGTCTGCTTCACATGCAACAG GAGTTGCAGAGTGGCACCTCTCATTCAGTGTGATTATTGCCCACTCCTGTTCCACATGGATTGTCTGGAGCCACCGCTTACTGCCATGCCTCTGGGTAGATGGATGTGCCCAAATCACATAGAACATGTGGTG CTGAACCAGAAGAACTTGACCCTGAGTAATCGGTGCCGAGTATTTGACCGGTTCCAGGACACCATTTCTCAGCACGTTGTCAAAGTGGATTTCTTAAACCGAATCCATAAGAAACATCCTCCGAATCGCAGAGTTCTTCAGTCAGTAAAGAGAAAAGGTTTGAAG GTTCCTGATGCTATAAAGTCCCAATACCGGCTTCCACCCCCGTTACTTGCGCCTGCAGCAATTAGAGATGGCGAGCTGATCTGTAATGGGATCCCTGAGGAACCCTTGCAGAAGCACCTTTTGAACACTGAGCACTTAGCCAGCCAGACAGAACAACAGGAG tgGCTCTGTAGTGTTGTTGCGCTCCAGTGCAGCATATTGAAACATTTATCTGCTAAGCAGATGACTTCGCTTTGGGACTCTGAACAAACAGAGAAGGCTGATATTAAGCCTGTTATTGTGGCAGACGGCTCACTCGCCAACCCTTACCAGGCAGCTGACAAGGCACCCACACCTTCCCTCTATTCCATGTCATCCTGCACCTCAGGGATTACCACCCAGAATTCCTTGAGCTCCTCGCAATCCCAGCAGACTTTGTCACAGGAAGATGTCAACTGCAGCTCTTGTATAGATAAATCCAAGAAGGTGTCTTCTTGCGGGACTTCCAACGGGCCGACAGCCTCTGACATTAAAGTCAATGGTCCTCATTTCTATGGCGTTGCGTCCGAATCTTCAGCACAGTTGACTGACTCCCAGAGGCTGGTCGGATCTGGTAACACAATCCCTGTTTTGTCCCATCGGCAAACGTGGCCTCGGCCCCTCACACCCCCAGCGAGCTGTGGACTTGTGAATCACACCATCGGAACCATTGTCAAAACAGAGAACGTAGCAGGACCTGTTTCTTGTGCACAAAGGGGTTCTGTGCCGGTCACAAGTATGCCTACGTCCATATCAAGCTCCTGTGCCAGCCTGGAGACCACCAGCACTTTGCAAAGGAAGAATGTGCAGGCACAGATGGGACTGCCTCTGCCGACAGACCTGCGATCTATGGGCTCCCCTCTGACCGCCACGAGGGCTCTCACCCCGCCgcaggctgcaggagatggGATCTCTGCTGTTGGGGCCACAAACAGATTCTGTTCACCAGCACCACCTTCAG ATGGTAAGGTCAGTCCCAGCACCTTATCCATAGGAAGCGCTTTAACTCTACCCTCATCACTCACTTCAAACTCTGCAGCTATGTTGGACCTCACCAGTTCCCTGAAAGCATTTATGGACGGCG CGCAAAGAAAGGAAGTGCAAGCCCGGGCAGTGTTCTATCCCCTGATGGGCCTGGGGGGTGCAGTCAACATGTGCTATCGAACCCTCTACATTGGGACAG GAGCTGATATGGATGTGTGCCTTACAAGCTATGGTCACTGTAACTATGTGTCTGGCAAACACGCCTGCATATTCTACGATGAG aatACGAAACATTACGAGCTGTTGAACTACAGTGAGCATGGGACGACCGTGGACAACGTTCTGTATTCGTGTGACTTCTCGGAGAAGATGACTCCCACTCCTCCCAGCAGTATTGTTGCCAAAGTGCAGAGTGTGATAA aacgacataaaagcagaaaacaagaagaggaGCCACATGAAGAAGCCGCTGTGATGAGTTCCCAGGCACAAGGACAGCATAGGAAACCCTGTAACTGCAaagccagcagctccagcttgATAgggggcagcggggctggcTGGGAGGGGACAGCACTGCTCCACCACGGCAGTTACATCAAGCTGGGCTGCCTGCAGTTTGTTTTCAGCATTACTGAATTTGCGACCAAACAGCCCAAGGGGGACACTGCCTTAGTACAAGACATGGACTTGGAGGAGAAGCTTTCTCTGAAACCCCACCAGGTGCCCGTGCTGCGGTCCAACTCCGTTCCCTag
- the DHRS13 gene encoding dehydrogenase/reductase SDR family member 13, with translation MWWPALGAALALYALLRYRQRRAPPPALARPSLRGRTAIVTGGSGGIGAATALELARCGARVVLATRSAPRGEAAARRIRTETGNPDVRFMHLDLASLRSVRAFASAFLREEPHLHLLINNAGVSAGGTTEDGFSLAFQVNHLGHFLLTELLLERLRSCAPSRVVIVASSAHRAARLRLDTLGSPSPGPLGAFQDYCDSKLANVLHARGLAARLRGTGVTCYAAHPGFVDTELFRHAPLWLKPLLVPVARLFFRNAAEGARTPLHCALQRGLEPFSGCYFSDCAPRAPCPPGRDERLARALCEASERLLRRRGDGDGDAGAGAAARRQ, from the exons aTGTGGTGGCCGGCGCTGGGCGCCGCGCTGGCGCTGTACGCGCTGCTCCGGTACCGGCAGCGCcgagccccgccgccggccctCGCCCGGCCCTCGCTGCGCGGCCGCACCGCCATCGTTACCG GGGGAAGCGGCGGCATCGGCGCGGCCACGGCGCTGGAGCTGGCCCGCTGCGGGGCACGGGTCGTGCTGGCGACCCGCAGCGCCCCGCGCGGGGAGGCCGCCGCCCGCCGCATCCGCACG GAGACTGGGAATCCAGATGTGCGGTTCATGCATCTGGACCTGGCCAGCCTGCGCTCGGTGCGAGCCTTTGCCAGCGCCTTCCTGCGTGAAGAACCCCACCTGCACCTCCTCATCAACAACGCCG GGGTGAGCGCCGGGGGCACGACGGAGGACGGCTTCAGCCTCGCCTTCCAAGTGAACCACCTCGGGCACTTCCTGCTGacggagctgctgctggagcggCTGCGGAGCTGCGCGCCCAGCCGCGTGGTCATCGTGGCCTCCAGCGCCCACCGCGCCGCCCGCCTGCGCCTCGACACCCTGGGGAGCCCATCCCCGGGGCCTCTGGGCGCCTTCCAGGACTACTGCGACAGCAAGCTGGCCAACGTGCTGCACGCCCGCGGGCTGGCCGCGCGCCTGCGGGGCACCGGCGTCACGTGCTATGCCGCGCACCCAG GGTTCGTGGACACGGAGCTGTTCCGGCACGCTCCGCTGTGGCTGAAGCCGCTGCTGGTGCCGGTGGCCCGGCTCTTCTTCCGCAACGCGGCCGAAGGGGCGCGGACGCCGCTGCACTGCGCCCTTCAGCGCGGCCTCGAGCCCTTCAGCGGCTGCTACTTCAGCGACTGCGCCCCGCGGGCCCCGTGCCCGCCCGGCCGGGACGAGCGGCTGGCGCGGGCGCTGTGCGAGGCCAGCGAGCGCCTGCTCCGGCGGCGCGGGGACGGGGACGGGGACGCGGGCGCGGgcgcggcggcgcggcggcagTAA
- the PHF12 gene encoding PHD finger protein 12 isoform X1 — protein MWEKMETKTIVYDLDTSGGLMEQIQALLAPPKSEDGEKKSRRPEKEPRRSGRATNHDSCDSCKEGGDLLCCDHCPAAFHLQCCNPPLSEEMLPPGEWMCHRCTVRRKKREQKKELGQVNGLVDKSGKRTTSPTSDADLLDRSSSSIRANAHARILERRASRPGTPTSNASTETPNSEQNDVDEDIIDVDDDSAIAEMDCGQPQLKRPFELLIAAAMERNPTQFQLPNELTCTTALPGTSKRRRKEETTGKNVKKAQHELDHNGLVPLPVKVCFTCNRSCRVAPLIQCDYCPLLFHMDCLEPPLTAMPLGRWMCPNHIEHVVLNQKNLTLSNRCRVFDRFQDTISQHVVKVDFLNRIHKKHPPNRRVLQSVKRKGLKVPDAIKSQYRLPPPLLAPAAIRDGELICNGIPEEPLQKHLLNTEHLASQTEQQEWLCSVVALQCSILKHLSAKQMTSLWDSEQTEKADIKPVIVADGSLANPYQAADKAPTPSLYSMSSCTSGITTQNSLSSSQSQQTLSQEDVNCSSCIDKSKKVSSCGTSNGPTASDIKVNGPHFYGVASESSAQLTDSQRLVGSGNTIPVLSHRQTWPRPLTPPASCGLVNHTIGTIVKTENVAGPVSCAQRGSVPVTSMPTSISSSCASLETTSTLQRKNVQAQMGLPLPTDLRSMGSPLTATRALTPPQAAGDGISAVGATNRFCSPAPPSDGKVSPSTLSIGSALTLPSSLTSNSAAMLDLTSSLKAFMDGEIEINMLDEQLIKFLALQRIHQLFPSKAQSLASSVSSHQQSPVGNHIEAQRKEVQARAVFYPLMGLGGAVNMCYRTLYIGTGADMDVCLTSYGHCNYVSGKHACIFYDENTKHYELLNYSEHGTTVDNVLYSCDFSEKMTPTPPSSIVAKVQSVIKRHKSRKQEEEPHEEAAVMSSQAQGQHRKPCNCKASSSSLIGGSGAGWEGTALLHHGSYIKLGCLQFVFSITEFATKQPKGDTALVQDMDLEEKLSLKPHQVPVLRSNSVP, from the exons CAACCCTCCGCTCAGTGAGGAAATGCTGCCTCCGGGGGAATGGATGTGTCACCGCTGCACTGTACGCCGCAAG AAGcgagagcagaagaaagagctgGGGCAGGTAAATGGATTGGTGGACAAATCTGGGAAAAGGACCACCTCCCCCACCAGTGACGCAGACCTGTTGGACAGGTCTAGCAGCAGCATCAGGGCTAATGCGCATGCCAGGATCTTGGAAAGGAGAGCAAGCCGGCCTGGCACTCCCACATCCAATGCCAGCACCGAGACCCCCAACTCAGAGCAGAATGATGTCGATGAGGACATAATTGACGTGGATGATGACTCTGCCATTGCAGAAATGGACTGTGGGCAGCCCCAGCTGAAGCGACCCTTTGAGCTTCTTATTGCTGCTGCCATGGAAAGGAACCCAACGCAGTTCCAGTTGCCGAATGAACTGACCTGCACCACAGCACTTCCAG GTACTAgtaagaggaggagaaaggaggaaaccACAGGAAAGAATGTCAAGAAAGCACAACATGAGTTAGACCACAATGGTTTGGTTCCCTTGCCGGTGAAAGTCTGCTTCACATGCAACAG GAGTTGCAGAGTGGCACCTCTCATTCAGTGTGATTATTGCCCACTCCTGTTCCACATGGATTGTCTGGAGCCACCGCTTACTGCCATGCCTCTGGGTAGATGGATGTGCCCAAATCACATAGAACATGTGGTG CTGAACCAGAAGAACTTGACCCTGAGTAATCGGTGCCGAGTATTTGACCGGTTCCAGGACACCATTTCTCAGCACGTTGTCAAAGTGGATTTCTTAAACCGAATCCATAAGAAACATCCTCCGAATCGCAGAGTTCTTCAGTCAGTAAAGAGAAAAGGTTTGAAG GTTCCTGATGCTATAAAGTCCCAATACCGGCTTCCACCCCCGTTACTTGCGCCTGCAGCAATTAGAGATGGCGAGCTGATCTGTAATGGGATCCCTGAGGAACCCTTGCAGAAGCACCTTTTGAACACTGAGCACTTAGCCAGCCAGACAGAACAACAGGAG tgGCTCTGTAGTGTTGTTGCGCTCCAGTGCAGCATATTGAAACATTTATCTGCTAAGCAGATGACTTCGCTTTGGGACTCTGAACAAACAGAGAAGGCTGATATTAAGCCTGTTATTGTGGCAGACGGCTCACTCGCCAACCCTTACCAGGCAGCTGACAAGGCACCCACACCTTCCCTCTATTCCATGTCATCCTGCACCTCAGGGATTACCACCCAGAATTCCTTGAGCTCCTCGCAATCCCAGCAGACTTTGTCACAGGAAGATGTCAACTGCAGCTCTTGTATAGATAAATCCAAGAAGGTGTCTTCTTGCGGGACTTCCAACGGGCCGACAGCCTCTGACATTAAAGTCAATGGTCCTCATTTCTATGGCGTTGCGTCCGAATCTTCAGCACAGTTGACTGACTCCCAGAGGCTGGTCGGATCTGGTAACACAATCCCTGTTTTGTCCCATCGGCAAACGTGGCCTCGGCCCCTCACACCCCCAGCGAGCTGTGGACTTGTGAATCACACCATCGGAACCATTGTCAAAACAGAGAACGTAGCAGGACCTGTTTCTTGTGCACAAAGGGGTTCTGTGCCGGTCACAAGTATGCCTACGTCCATATCAAGCTCCTGTGCCAGCCTGGAGACCACCAGCACTTTGCAAAGGAAGAATGTGCAGGCACAGATGGGACTGCCTCTGCCGACAGACCTGCGATCTATGGGCTCCCCTCTGACCGCCACGAGGGCTCTCACCCCGCCgcaggctgcaggagatggGATCTCTGCTGTTGGGGCCACAAACAGATTCTGTTCACCAGCACCACCTTCAG ATGGTAAGGTCAGTCCCAGCACCTTATCCATAGGAAGCGCTTTAACTCTACCCTCATCACTCACTTCAAACTCTGCAGCTATGTTGGACCTCACCAGTTCCCTGAAAGCATTTATGGACGGCG AGATTGAGATAAATATGCTGGATGAGCAGCTGATCAAGTTTCTGGCCTTGCAGAGAATACAtcagctttttccttccaaagctCAGTCTCTAGCGAGCAGTGTCAGTTCCCATCAGCAATCTCCTGTGGGAAACCACATTGAAG CGCAAAGAAAGGAAGTGCAAGCCCGGGCAGTGTTCTATCCCCTGATGGGCCTGGGGGGTGCAGTCAACATGTGCTATCGAACCCTCTACATTGGGACAG GAGCTGATATGGATGTGTGCCTTACAAGCTATGGTCACTGTAACTATGTGTCTGGCAAACACGCCTGCATATTCTACGATGAG aatACGAAACATTACGAGCTGTTGAACTACAGTGAGCATGGGACGACCGTGGACAACGTTCTGTATTCGTGTGACTTCTCGGAGAAGATGACTCCCACTCCTCCCAGCAGTATTGTTGCCAAAGTGCAGAGTGTGATAA aacgacataaaagcagaaaacaagaagaggaGCCACATGAAGAAGCCGCTGTGATGAGTTCCCAGGCACAAGGACAGCATAGGAAACCCTGTAACTGCAaagccagcagctccagcttgATAgggggcagcggggctggcTGGGAGGGGACAGCACTGCTCCACCACGGCAGTTACATCAAGCTGGGCTGCCTGCAGTTTGTTTTCAGCATTACTGAATTTGCGACCAAACAGCCCAAGGGGGACACTGCCTTAGTACAAGACATGGACTTGGAGGAGAAGCTTTCTCTGAAACCCCACCAGGTGCCCGTGCTGCGGTCCAACTCCGTTCCCTag